The genomic interval GCCTGCGCCTGCTCCCTCCCCGCGAGCTGCGCGACTACCTGGGGGACGGCAACTACGGCGGCAAGTACCAGCGCCCCGACGAGGACATGCGGGCGATCTGGGACGTGGCCGTGCAGGAGACGCGCGACCTGTTGGAGGGTGGCTGGGGCGAGAACTCGGCGCCCGCCCCCGTCGGCTTCGGGCGGGGGCGACCATGAGGTTGCTGATCTGGGGAGCGGGGGCCATCGGAGGAACCATCGGGGCGCATCTGGTCCGTGAGGGGCACGACGTGACCTTCGTGGACCGGGCTGCGGAACACGTGGACGCGCTGAACACGCAGGGGCTCAGGATCGAGGGGCCGATCACCGGGTTCACCGTCCCCGCCGTCGCCGCCACCCCCGAGGGCCTCACCGGGCAGTGGGACCGGGTGCTCCTCTGCACCAAGGCGCAGGACACCGAGGGGGCGGCCGTCGCCCTCGCGCCCCATCTCTCGCAGGGCGGGTGCGTCGTGTCGGTGCAAAACGGGCTCAACCCCCTCACGCTGGCGGAACACTTCGGGCCAGAGCGCGTGCTGGGCAGCTTCGTCAACTTCGGCGCGGACTACCTCTCGCCGGGCGTGATTCACTACGGGGGGCGGGGCGCGGTCGTGATCGGCGAACTCGGCGGGACAATGAGCGACCGGGCGCGGGCCCTGTACGCGGCGTTTCAGCAGTTCGAGCCCAACGCCGTCCTCACCCCCAAC from Deinococcus aestuarii carries:
- a CDS encoding ketopantoate reductase family protein encodes the protein MRLLIWGAGAIGGTIGAHLVREGHDVTFVDRAAEHVDALNTQGLRIEGPITGFTVPAVAATPEGLTGQWDRVLLCTKAQDTEGAAVALAPHLSQGGCVVSVQNGLNPLTLAEHFGPERVLGSFVNFGADYLSPGVIHYGGRGAVVIGELGGTMSDRARALYAAFQQFEPNAVLTPNILGYLWGKLAYGAQLFATALTNDGIADALARPEYRPLYSEIAREVLRVATAGGIRLEGFNGFDPTAFLPGASEETSQRSLDDMVAFNRKSAKTHSGIWRDLAVRKRRTEADAQLGPIVAFGERWGVPTPLTARLIELVHDLEEGRRAFGTANLDELRAVMAVRA